The Magnolia sinica isolate HGM2019 chromosome 10, MsV1, whole genome shotgun sequence genome includes a window with the following:
- the LOC131257869 gene encoding small ribosomal subunit protein eS10z-like: MQSFKSKEYVRETFAWMHYYWYLTNDGIKFLRTYLNLPSEIVPTTRKKSVKHPGRPLGGGPLGDRPRGLPRFEGDRPRFGGDRDGYRGGPRGPPGEFGDKGGAPPEYRPSFRGPGGRQGFGRGGGGFGVGPASSSLS; encoded by the coding sequence ATGCAGAGCTTCAAGTCGAAGGAGTACGTTCGGGAGACCTTTGCGTGGATGCACTATTACTGGTATCTCACCAATGACGGTATCAAGTTCCTTCGCACCTACCTCAATCTTCCGTCAGAGATCGTTCCCACCACTCGGAAGAAATCCGTGAAGCACCCAGGTCGGCCCCTTGGTGGTGGCCCACTAGGCGATCGCCCCCGAGGCCTGCCTCGGTTTGAAGGTGATCGTCCACGGTTCGGTGGTGACCGCGATGGCTATCGTGGAGGGCCACGTGGACCTCCAGGGGAGTTTGGGGACAAGGGAGGAGCTCCACCAGAATACCGGCCTTCTTTTAGGGGTCCTGGTGGAAGACAGGGCTTCGGCCGTGGAGGTGGTGGTTTTGGTGTTGGGCCAGCAAGCTCCAGTCTTTCTTAA